The sequence below is a genomic window from Candidatus Acidiferrales bacterium.
TCTCCGGCGGCTCATCGCGATTGCTCGACGGCACCATCGAATACAACGTGCCCGAATGGAAGCCGGATATGACTTACAGCGTCAGCGACGGCGAAGGCTCGCTCCGATTAGCGCAGCCCGAATCCAGCCATTCCGCCATGGGCGGCGTGAAATACAATTGGAATCTGCATTTCAATAACGCCATTCCCCTCGACCTCACCATCGAAATGGGCGCGGGCGATTCCAATCTGAATTTCAGCGGAATGATCTTGCGCAGTCTCGACGTGAAAATGGGCGCGGGCGAATCGCGAATTGATTTCACCGGCAACTGGAAGCAGAATCTCAACGCCACGCTGCAAGCCGGCGTCGGCGAAGCGCATCTCAAGCTGCCGCGCGAAGTCGGCGTGCGCGTCTCCGTGCAGGGCGGACTCGGCGAAGTTGACGCGCCCGATTTCAAGCGCGACGGCAGCGACTACGTTAACGACGCCTACGGCAAATCGCCCGTCACGCTCGACATTCGCATCGCCGGCGGTATCGGCGAAGTTCATCTTGAACTCGCCGGCTCCCGCGGCATCGTTTAGCAAAATCCGCCGCGCCGAATCTCGATTCTGGCGCGCGCGAGTCTTGGCGAATCGTAACCGGCCGGCGCAAATTCATCTGCGCTTTCCGGTTTCGCTTGGTTCGTTGGCCAAATCTGCTCACAGCCGTCCGGACTTGCTCGACAACCAGTCCATTTTGGCTTTATCTTCGCCGCCGCTATGATTGCCCCGCTCTATGCTCGGTTGACAGCGGGAAATACACTGGCATCAAACTAGGCGCAGTCTTTACACCGCCAAAGAGAGACGAGGCATCTGATGAGATCACTGAGGAATACAAAACCGGTTCTTTTATCGCTTTTCGTGCTCGCGTTCGCCGCAGCCATTTTGGTTCCGGCACACGCCGGCGCTGCGCCCAGCAAAGCCGCAGCCGCGTTTCAAAAATTGAAAACTTTGACCGGCCATTGGGAAGGCAAGGACGCTGACGGCAACGCCGTGAAATCCAGCTTCCAACTCATCGCCGGCAACACGGCCGTGATGGAGACGCTCGATATGCCCGGCATGGACGAAATGGTCACGCTCTATAGCATCGATGGCGACTCGATTTCGCTCATGCATTACTGCCCCACGGGGAATCAGCCGCACATGCGCGCGCATCCGGCGCCGGGCGAAGTGAAATCGCTCGTCTTCGCTTTCGAAGGCGCGGGCAATTTGCCGAATCTCGCCGTGGGACATGAGCAGCGCCTCGTCATGCAATTCCTCGGCGCGAATCACATCATCGAGCGCTGGACTTGGCGCAAAAACGGC
It includes:
- a CDS encoding toast rack family protein, translated to MRLRNFILFFPAAVALAGLSGCFIDSGSFAHTGELQTQNISVPPGAAKSVRAHLQMGAGELAISGGSSRLLDGTIEYNVPEWKPDMTYSVSDGEGSLRLAQPESSHSAMGGVKYNWNLHFNNAIPLDLTIEMGAGDSNLNFSGMILRSLDVKMGAGESRIDFTGNWKQNLNATLQAGVGEAHLKLPREVGVRVSVQGGLGEVDAPDFKRDGSDYVNDAYGKSPVTLDIRIAGGIGEVHLELAGSRGIV